One genomic window of Prochlorococcus sp. MIT 0801 includes the following:
- a CDS encoding uroporphyrinogen-III synthase — MKHTKMALTDKKIIITRAQEQTSEAREIFREIGAEVFDLPSLVIGPPDDWAPLDDALKKISTFDWIIFSSANGVRNVEDRMREIGLSLSKISKTIQIAAVGRKTASLLSDMDAEISFVPPSFVADSLLDYFPQNQKGLKLFIPRVQTGGRSILSDSFRLKGAEVTEVAAYESSCPKYIPQKTIEALKSGEIDIIAFTSGKTVINTVSLFNKYFGGNWFKLIEKIKLVSIGPQTTISCKKLIRKPDEEAEPHDLEGLLKACLELKFN, encoded by the coding sequence ATGAAGCATACAAAAATGGCTTTAACCGACAAGAAGATAATTATTACTCGTGCCCAAGAACAGACTTCAGAGGCTCGTGAGATCTTTAGGGAGATTGGGGCTGAGGTATTCGATCTTCCTTCATTAGTTATTGGACCTCCTGATGACTGGGCTCCTTTGGATGATGCTTTAAAGAAAATCTCAACCTTTGATTGGATTATCTTTTCTAGCGCAAATGGTGTTAGAAATGTTGAAGATAGAATGAGAGAAATTGGATTATCTTTGTCGAAAATTTCTAAGACTATTCAAATTGCTGCTGTAGGAAGAAAAACAGCTTCTTTGTTATCAGATATGGATGCAGAGATTAGTTTTGTTCCTCCTAGTTTTGTTGCAGATAGCTTGCTTGACTATTTCCCTCAGAATCAAAAAGGTTTAAAATTATTTATTCCTAGAGTACAAACCGGCGGCAGATCAATATTATCTGACTCTTTCAGATTAAAAGGAGCAGAGGTTACTGAAGTAGCTGCTTATGAATCTTCTTGTCCTAAATATATACCTCAAAAGACTATAGAAGCTTTGAAGAGTGGAGAAATAGATATTATTGCTTTTACTAGTGGTAAAACAGTAATAAATACTGTTAGCTTATTTAATAAATACTTTGGTGGAAATTGGTTTAAATTGATTGAAAAGATCAAACTTGTTTCGATTGGACCTCAAACAACTATTAGTTGTAAAAAACTTATTAGAAAACCTGATGAAGAGGCTGAACCACATGATCTAGAAGGATTATTAAAAGCTTGCTTAGAGCTAAAATTTAATTAA
- a CDS encoding glycoside hydrolase family 3 N-terminal domain-containing protein, with translation MNKSDLRRQVAELFVVRASGFNLDSQRLYPNLEESNSNLKRLLEEGVGGVILLGGTVKELEIRCNILKKWSGKPLLLCADIEEGVGQRFYGGTKFVPPMGIAQIYKKDQTLAISIAEKIGYFTGKEAKKIGLNWLLAPVCDINNNPNNPVINLRAWGEEPETVKSLTCAFQRGVSRSKMLTCAKHFPGHGNSEVDSHLDLPEIHNDLSKLEKFELIPFKSLINQGVNSVMIGHLLFPKIDPIFPATLSKRVVTDLLRIKFKFDGLVVSDALVMNAITNKYSSGKAAVMAFDAGIDLIMMPKDIDEAIDSLTDAFYSGKISLERLNVSRERRKKQLDLVRNEEDFKKEDLNNEDIKNKFLLDASKFSNSIIKSSIFVREESTIKAEFNDINLIQIDNFDQVSNKFFPALDLPKAVGFKNLIIHPLGISPWGKTNKRFLESGQFGNSKILAQLFVRGKPFVGLDYHNDHWIDALKNLEIEKRLSGIIIYGCPYLYDKIKKNIQYTTPLAYSPSQTEEAQNEILSRILQSKTTQKEIDKESSIEFTD, from the coding sequence ATGAATAAATCTGATCTTAGAAGACAAGTAGCTGAATTATTTGTAGTTCGAGCAAGTGGATTTAATCTTGATTCGCAACGTCTATACCCTAACTTAGAGGAATCTAATTCAAATCTAAAAAGACTTTTAGAAGAAGGTGTTGGTGGAGTTATTCTTCTAGGAGGAACTGTAAAAGAATTAGAAATTCGTTGCAATATCTTGAAAAAATGGTCTGGTAAACCTCTTCTTTTATGTGCTGATATTGAGGAAGGTGTTGGTCAAAGATTTTATGGAGGAACAAAGTTTGTTCCTCCAATGGGTATTGCTCAGATTTATAAAAAAGATCAAACTTTAGCAATTTCTATTGCTGAGAAGATTGGTTATTTTACTGGTAAAGAAGCAAAAAAAATTGGTTTAAATTGGCTATTAGCCCCAGTCTGTGATATCAATAACAATCCAAATAACCCAGTTATAAATCTAAGAGCTTGGGGGGAAGAGCCTGAAACAGTAAAAAGTTTAACTTGTGCTTTTCAGCGGGGTGTTTCTAGATCAAAAATGCTAACTTGTGCAAAACATTTTCCTGGGCATGGAAATTCCGAAGTTGACTCTCACTTGGATCTGCCAGAAATACATAATGACTTATCTAAATTAGAGAAATTTGAGTTAATTCCATTTAAGTCTTTAATCAATCAAGGAGTAAATAGTGTCATGATCGGGCATTTACTTTTTCCAAAGATTGATCCTATTTTTCCTGCAACACTTTCAAAAAGAGTGGTTACTGATTTGTTACGTATCAAATTTAAATTCGATGGTTTAGTAGTCAGTGATGCCTTAGTTATGAATGCAATTACAAATAAATATAGTAGTGGTAAGGCTGCAGTTATGGCATTTGATGCAGGAATTGATTTGATTATGATGCCAAAAGATATTGATGAGGCAATTGATTCTCTTACCGATGCTTTTTATTCAGGAAAAATTTCTTTAGAAAGGTTAAATGTATCTAGAGAAAGAAGAAAAAAACAACTTGATTTAGTTAGAAATGAGGAGGATTTTAAAAAAGAAGATTTGAACAATGAAGATATTAAAAATAAATTTTTATTGGATGCCTCTAAGTTTAGTAATTCTATAATAAAAAGTTCAATTTTTGTACGAGAAGAAAGTACTATAAAAGCTGAATTTAATGATATAAATCTTATACAAATTGATAATTTTGATCAAGTGTCTAACAAATTTTTTCCTGCATTAGATTTACCTAAGGCAGTAGGTTTTAAAAATTTAATTATACATCCACTTGGTATCAGTCCGTGGGGAAAAACTAATAAAAGATTTTTAGAATCGGGACAATTTGGTAATAGTAAAATTCTTGCTCAGCTTTTTGTGAGAGGTAAACCATTTGTTGGATTAGATTATCATAATGATCATTGGATAGACGCTTTAAAAAATTTGGAAATTGAGAAAAGATTATCGGGAATTATTATATACGGATGTCCATATTTATATGATAAAATAAAAAAAAATATTCAATATACTACTCCTTTGGCTTACAGTCCTAGCCAAACAGAAGAAGCACAAAATGAAATTTTAAGTCGTATTTTACAATCAAAAACAACTCAAAAGGAAATTGATAAAGAATCAAGCATAGAATTTACTGATTGA
- a CDS encoding TIGR01777 family oxidoreductase, protein MKLLLTGCTGFIGRELIPLLIKEGHSLTIISRQSKEKLKTIANHQNTNFIQMNPAESSSWDKEAIQSSLKNCEGVINLAGEPIAEKRWTTDHCKEITNSRIETTKNLIKSLRNLRKPPKVLINASAIGFYGSHPQTEFTEENIQGDDFLANLCKEWESSAKNKPRATRLLIVRIGIVLAKDGGALGKMLPIFRAGLGGPIGDGKQWMSWIHRTDLCNLINESVKNSAWSGVVNGVAPNPVRMNEFSNSLGQVLGRPSLFAVPGPILKLILGDGARVVLEGQNVQTQRLNKLKFKFNFPTINEAFKSTLA, encoded by the coding sequence ATGAAATTACTACTTACTGGATGTACTGGTTTTATCGGAAGAGAATTAATTCCTTTGCTCATTAAGGAGGGACATAGCCTCACAATCATATCGAGACAATCAAAAGAAAAACTTAAAACCATAGCTAATCACCAAAACACCAATTTCATACAAATGAATCCAGCTGAGTCCTCGTCTTGGGATAAAGAAGCAATTCAAAGCTCTCTTAAAAACTGCGAAGGGGTCATCAATCTTGCTGGCGAACCGATTGCTGAAAAAAGATGGACTACCGACCATTGTAAAGAAATTACAAATAGTCGCATAGAGACAACAAAGAATCTGATTAAAAGCCTACGGAATCTAAGAAAACCCCCAAAAGTTCTTATTAATGCCTCAGCTATTGGTTTCTATGGTTCACATCCTCAAACTGAATTCACTGAAGAGAATATTCAAGGTGATGATTTTCTAGCAAATCTATGCAAAGAATGGGAATCTAGTGCAAAAAACAAACCTAGAGCGACTCGTCTTTTAATTGTGAGAATTGGAATCGTATTAGCTAAAGATGGCGGAGCACTTGGGAAAATGCTCCCCATTTTTAGAGCTGGTCTTGGAGGTCCTATAGGAGATGGAAAACAATGGATGAGCTGGATACATAGAACAGATCTTTGTAATCTTATTAACGAAAGTGTGAAAAATTCTGCTTGGTCAGGTGTCGTGAATGGTGTTGCACCAAATCCTGTACGAATGAATGAGTTCTCTAATTCACTTGGTCAAGTACTCGGCAGACCAAGTCTTTTCGCAGTTCCTGGGCCAATATTGAAGTTAATTTTAGGAGATGGAGCTCGTGTAGTTTTAGAGGGACAAAACGTACAAACTCAAAGATTAAATAAACTCAAATTTAAATTCAATTTCCCCACAATTAATGAGGCTTTCAAATCAACATTAGCTTAA
- the zds gene encoding 9,9'-di-cis-zeta-carotene desaturase, with protein sequence MKIAIIGAGLAGLTAAVDLVDEGHDVDLYEAKPFMGGKVGSWEDSDGNHIEMGLHVFFFNYANLFELMRKVGAFENLLPKDHTHLFVNKGGDIKSLDFRFFAGAPFNGLKAFFTTPQLNWIDKLRNALALGTSPIVRGLIDYEGAMKTIRSLDSISFQQWFLNHGGSINSIKRMWNPIAYALGFIDCEAISARCMLTIFMMFASKTEASKLNLLKGSPHKWLTKPILDYIEQRGGRLHLENIVKEIHSDDSDHPSVTGITLQTPEGEKKIQADKYLAACDVSGIKRIIPRSWRRFKEFDLLFKLDAVPVATVQLRYDGWVTEINNKQAQKNLNNPSGLDNLLYTADADFSCFADLALSSPEDYKKEGQGSLLQCVLTPGDPWITKSSDELVKHTDLQVRSLFPSSRDLKLLWSNVVKVSHSLYREAPGMEPYRPDQKTSFSNFFLAGSYTKQDYIDSMEGATMSGHLAASAMLSKSVSLAKNSSVA encoded by the coding sequence GTGAAAATCGCAATAATAGGTGCAGGTTTAGCAGGATTAACTGCTGCAGTTGACCTTGTTGATGAAGGACATGACGTCGACCTATACGAAGCAAAACCTTTTATGGGAGGCAAAGTTGGAAGCTGGGAAGATTCCGATGGCAATCACATAGAGATGGGTTTGCATGTCTTCTTTTTCAACTATGCAAATCTGTTTGAATTAATGAGAAAAGTAGGCGCGTTTGAAAATCTTTTACCAAAAGACCACACTCACCTTTTTGTTAATAAGGGCGGTGACATTAAATCACTTGATTTTAGATTTTTTGCGGGAGCTCCTTTTAACGGCTTAAAAGCCTTCTTCACTACACCTCAATTAAATTGGATTGACAAACTAAGGAATGCTCTTGCACTTGGAACAAGTCCGATAGTAAGAGGGCTGATTGACTACGAGGGTGCGATGAAAACAATACGATCACTAGATTCTATAAGCTTTCAACAATGGTTTCTGAACCATGGAGGAAGCATAAATAGTATCAAAAGGATGTGGAATCCGATTGCATATGCGCTGGGATTCATTGATTGTGAAGCCATTTCTGCAAGATGCATGCTTACCATCTTTATGATGTTCGCTTCTAAGACAGAGGCATCCAAGCTCAACCTATTGAAGGGATCACCCCACAAATGGCTAACTAAGCCAATACTTGATTACATTGAACAAAGAGGCGGAAGACTTCACTTAGAAAATATTGTTAAAGAAATTCATTCAGATGACTCTGATCATCCATCTGTTACTGGAATAACTCTCCAAACTCCCGAGGGTGAAAAAAAAATTCAAGCAGACAAATATCTAGCTGCATGCGATGTGTCTGGTATAAAAAGAATAATTCCTAGATCATGGAGACGTTTTAAAGAGTTCGACTTACTTTTTAAGCTTGATGCTGTCCCAGTCGCGACTGTACAACTTAGATATGATGGCTGGGTAACAGAGATCAATAATAAACAAGCTCAAAAAAACCTAAACAATCCATCTGGTTTAGACAACTTGTTATACACAGCCGATGCTGATTTTAGTTGTTTTGCAGATTTAGCCTTATCAAGCCCAGAAGACTATAAGAAAGAAGGTCAGGGCTCTTTACTGCAATGCGTTTTAACCCCTGGAGATCCATGGATCACCAAATCCTCTGATGAACTTGTAAAACATACTGATTTACAAGTTAGGTCACTTTTCCCTTCTTCAAGAGATTTAAAGCTTTTGTGGAGCAATGTGGTCAAGGTTTCTCATTCTCTCTACAGAGAGGCTCCTGGAATGGAGCCATATAGACCAGATCAAAAAACTTCTTTTAGTAATTTCTTCTTAGCAGGCAGTTACACAAAACAGGACTACATTGACTCTATGGAAGGAGCAACAATGAGCGGACATCTTGCTGCTTCAGCAATGCTCTCAAAGTCTGTTTCACTAGCAAAAAATTCTTCGGTTGCTTAA
- a CDS encoding iron-sulfur cluster assembly accessory protein translates to MSESNAPPTIHKAQGGKGVLITTPALDQLSRLCKEQGSGKLLRVGVRSGGCSGMSYTMDFVSDDDIQKDDEVYEYSVGTSSFKVICDPKSLLYIYGMQLDFSTDLIGGGFNFTNPNASQTCGCGSSFAV, encoded by the coding sequence ATGAGTGAATCAAACGCACCGCCCACAATTCATAAAGCTCAAGGTGGCAAAGGAGTTCTTATTACCACTCCTGCTTTGGATCAGTTGTCTAGACTTTGCAAAGAACAAGGCTCAGGGAAATTACTGAGAGTAGGAGTACGTTCTGGAGGATGCAGTGGTATGAGTTACACAATGGACTTTGTGTCTGATGATGATATTCAGAAAGATGATGAAGTCTATGAATATTCAGTAGGCACAAGTTCTTTTAAAGTGATTTGTGATCCAAAGAGTCTTTTGTATATATATGGTATGCAGTTAGATTTCAGTACAGATTTAATTGGTGGAGGTTTTAACTTTACTAATCCCAATGCGTCACAAACTTGCGGCTGTGGAAGTTCCTTTGCAGTTTAA
- a CDS encoding SRPBCC family protein: MGKWLDHTVISEIHAPVELVWKFWSDLDSMPLWMTWIESVKAVDQKTSTLPDLTEWTLAANGFRFKWKAQIMERVEAEKLEWKSVGGLPTKGSVRFYNEESSKTVVKLKISYELPQVLANLMKANILGGMVTKELQKNLDGFKELVEKSA; this comes from the coding sequence ATGGGAAAGTGGCTTGATCACACAGTGATAAGTGAAATTCATGCTCCAGTTGAACTTGTTTGGAAGTTTTGGAGTGATTTAGATTCGATGCCTTTGTGGATGACTTGGATTGAGTCGGTTAAGGCAGTCGATCAAAAAACCTCTACACTTCCTGATTTAACAGAGTGGACACTTGCAGCTAATGGCTTTCGTTTTAAATGGAAAGCTCAAATCATGGAAAGAGTAGAAGCAGAGAAATTGGAATGGAAATCAGTTGGTGGTTTACCTACTAAGGGTTCAGTACGGTTTTATAATGAAGAGAGCTCTAAAACTGTAGTTAAATTAAAAATATCTTATGAATTGCCTCAAGTTTTAGCAAATCTAATGAAAGCAAATATTCTTGGAGGGATGGTCACAAAAGAATTACAGAAAAATCTTGACGGGTTTAAAGAACTCGTAGAAAAATCAGCTTGA
- a CDS encoding tetratricopeptide repeat protein, with translation MDQPDESLFEEALNRYKAGSPADELIEDFQKIASTTPNNAAAWTCLSWLQLLCDSPQEALRSARYAVKLNGQDPQSRINLSLALLETNSKGVRDHIDYVKRAMLVLPELEKELKESFEDGLSRKPDWKTLLKIKNWLDL, from the coding sequence ATGGATCAACCAGATGAAAGCCTTTTTGAAGAAGCCCTAAATCGATATAAGGCTGGTTCACCAGCAGATGAATTGATTGAAGATTTTCAGAAAATAGCCTCTACTACTCCAAATAATGCTGCTGCATGGACATGCTTGTCTTGGTTGCAATTGTTATGTGACTCGCCTCAGGAAGCCTTGCGCTCTGCTCGGTATGCAGTGAAACTTAACGGTCAAGATCCGCAGTCAAGGATAAATTTGAGTCTTGCTTTGTTAGAAACTAATTCTAAAGGAGTTAGAGATCATATTGATTATGTCAAAAGAGCTATGCTAGTTCTTCCTGAATTAGAAAAAGAATTAAAAGAATCATTTGAAGATGGTCTTTCACGAAAGCCTGATTGGAAAACGTTACTGAAAATAAAAAATTGGTTAGACCTTTGA